The following DNA comes from Fervidibacillus albus.
ACGACTGTTCATTGGCGTAATACGAATGATTGAATCATCTCAATTTATGTCTTTTTCTCTTAACCTTTGTTTTCCAATCCTTATTTTGATATAGCAAATCCGTTACTAATGATGAGGTTATATACTTTTCGTCATTTGATTCGTATATGAGAAGAGAATCGACCTGTTAACAATCCAATCGGTGAATTTGACCCTTTAAGTAAATAACAGGAAACCGATCAATGAATCATAAATCGGTTTCCTTGTTCATCAGTGCAATCCATAACGATTCCCACTTTGAACGATGAATGCTTTTTCGGATGAATCAGTATATAACGGTGACACAATGAAAAAAGAAGCCCGATTATCCGTTTTCCAGGCTTCTTCCTTACATCCCCTTTGTTTGAAATTTTGACGCAGAAATTCGGCGATAACGAACATTTGAAAATGATGATGCTTTCCGATCGAAGACGATTACGGTTACACTTGTTGCATCGTCGTTTTCTTTTCTAATAGTTTCATAAATTCCCGCATAAAAGTCGGTAAATCTGGCCAAGCATGGGCGGAAACTAAATTTTCGTCCACATATGTCGTTCGATCAGAAACATACGTACCTCCTGCTGCTTCCACTCCCGGTTTACAGGCGATATATGCGGTCATCGTCCGACCCTTTACGACCTCTGGTATCGTTTCGAAAATGAGGGAAGCATGGCAAATGGCCGCGATCGGTTTATTTGCCTCGAAGAAATGTTTCACAATTTTCTTCACGTTCGGATCAAGCCGAATATATTCCGGTGCACGACCTCCTGGGATGACGAGGCCATCGAATGCCTCCGGGTCTACTTCATCGAATGTTACGTTTGCCTCCAGTAAATACCCGGGCTTTTCCTCGTATGTATCCCAACCTGTAAAATCGTGGACTACCGTTTGTAATTTCTTTTTCTTCGGTGCAGCGATTGTCACCTCGTACCCCTCTTCTAATAGGCGATAAAACGGATAAAACACTTCTAGCGCTTCTACGGCATCCCCTGCTAAAATTAATACGTTCTTTTCCACATTTCTCCCTCCCGTAATCGTTTTCATCAACATATAGTGTAAACGATGCCAAATAAAAAAGGTGTCGAAAGGTGTTGGTTTGTCATAATTTTTTGTAATTTTTTTCTGATCGAAAATACCGCTGTTAAAAAAATATCGAAATAGAATCGATTTTTTCATCCGTATCAATCGATTTCTAGTGGTAAATTCCCTTTTTCATCGATCGGTTTCAAAAACTTTATTCGGATTGAACAAATGATTCGGATCCAGTAATTCCTTTATCCGCTCCATGATCGTTAACGCATGTCCGTGTTCCTGCCTTTGATATTTTCGTTTGCCAATGCCAACACCATGCTCTCCAGTCGATGTTCCACCACATGTTAAAGCGAAGTTGACGATTTGTTCATTGACTTCCTCCGCTTTTTTCAATTGAACCGGATCATCCCGGTCTAGCATTATTAACACATGAAAATTCCCATCCCCTACGTGACCGACGATTCCGGCAGAAAGTTGAAATTGTTCCACGAGATCTCGTGCATGTTTTACCGCCTTTGTTAACGAAGAAATCGGTACACAAACATCGGTAATCATCAATTTCTTTCCAGGAAATCCCTTTCCGTAGGCGAAAACGATGTTATGCCGTGCTTCCCACAATTTATTTTTGCCTGCATTATCCTTTTCAAATTCAAATTTCGTGCAATGATGATCGATAAAAATCTCATTTGTAAATTGGACATCCTGTTTCAAGCCGGCTTCATTGCCATGAAATTCAAAAAATAACGTGGCGGATTCAGGAAATTCGGTATTCATGTATCGATTGACTTGGCGAATGGACAAAGCGTCGAGCAGTTCAATCCGTGCAATCGGAATCCCTGCCCGAATCACATCCGTCACCGCATCGACCGCATGTTCCACATCGGGAAAAACGGCTCGACCAGCAATGATTTGTTCAGGAATACCGTATACTTTTAAACATAGTTCCGTAATCAAACCTAACGTCCCTTCCGAACCGACGAACAGGCCAGTTAAATGGTAGCCGGAGGAGGATTTCGCCGCTAAATTCCCCGTATGAATAACGGAAGCATCCGGCAAAACAATTTCCAAATCTTGCACTTGATCTCGCATCACCCCGTACCGTACGGATAACGTCCCACTGGCATTCGTGGCGGCCATCCCTCCTAGCGTTGCGTCCGCCCCGGGATCGACCGGAAAAAAGAGACCGTATTTTTTCAATTCTTTATTTAATTGCAAACGTGTAACCCCCGGTTGAACTTTTACGAAAAAATCCCGTTCCCTCACTTCTAAAATGCGGTTCATCAATGAAAAATCAATGGTCACCGACGGCTCTTGAGGAACCACATGGCCTTCCAAACTCGTCCCCATCCCAAATGGAATGAGCGGAATGGAAAATCGAATGGCTGAACGAACAATTTGTTGAACTTCC
Coding sequences within:
- a CDS encoding FAD-binding oxidoreductase; the encoded protein is MKKPDFERFFNEMSQLLDGEQISRNETVLQNHSHDESYHTPKRPEAVLFPKTTEEVQQIVRSAIRFSIPLIPFGMGTSLEGHVVPQEPSVTIDFSLMNRILEVRERDFFVKVQPGVTRLQLNKELKKYGLFFPVDPGADATLGGMAATNASGTLSVRYGVMRDQVQDLEIVLPDASVIHTGNLAAKSSSGYHLTGLFVGSEGTLGLITELCLKVYGIPEQIIAGRAVFPDVEHAVDAVTDVIRAGIPIARIELLDALSIRQVNRYMNTEFPESATLFFEFHGNEAGLKQDVQFTNEIFIDHHCTKFEFEKDNAGKNKLWEARHNIVFAYGKGFPGKKLMITDVCVPISSLTKAVKHARDLVEQFQLSAGIVGHVGDGNFHVLIMLDRDDPVQLKKAEEVNEQIVNFALTCGGTSTGEHGVGIGKRKYQRQEHGHALTIMERIKELLDPNHLFNPNKVFETDR
- a CDS encoding DJ-1/PfpI family protein — protein: MEKNVLILAGDAVEALEVFYPFYRLLEEGYEVTIAAPKKKKLQTVVHDFTGWDTYEEKPGYLLEANVTFDEVDPEAFDGLVIPGGRAPEYIRLDPNVKKIVKHFFEANKPIAAICHASLIFETIPEVVKGRTMTAYIACKPGVEAAGGTYVSDRTTYVDENLVSAHAWPDLPTFMREFMKLLEKKTTMQQV